In a single window of the Pseudogemmatithrix spongiicola genome:
- a CDS encoding dipeptidase, whose product MTTKTTIDPKLAQWLDANDARVRDQLFEFLRIPSVSARSEHKGDVRAAAQWLHAQCARIGMQVETLETAGHPIVLAEWRQAPKGAPTVLVYGHYDVQPAEPLELWTSPAFEPTIRDGKIFARGSVDDKGQLWLHIAALEAHLATRGTLPVNVIVLAEGEEEVGSEHLAEFVKAHRERLKCDAVVISDSTMFAPGIPSILSSLRGLAYLQVDVTGPNSDLHSGMYGGAVVNPATALARIVASFHDADGRIAIEGFHDKVRPFPDAVRAGLRELPFDEREFMEHLDVQALGGEPGYSTLERLWHRPTCEVNGMLSGYTGEGAKTVLPGQAMLKVSCRLVPDQDPKEIAKLVERHVLKHAPKGVTVKVTELHGGHAWRAELDGPLYDAASRALEAAFGRTPVITGEGGSIPVVNDFATILGAPVLLVGFGLPGENAHAPDEWISVENLEKGMRAMACLWDEISKQQM is encoded by the coding sequence ATGACGACCAAGACGACGATCGATCCGAAGCTCGCACAGTGGCTCGACGCCAACGATGCGCGAGTGCGCGACCAGCTCTTCGAGTTCCTGCGCATCCCGAGCGTGAGCGCGCGCTCCGAGCACAAGGGCGATGTGCGCGCGGCCGCGCAGTGGCTGCACGCGCAGTGCGCGCGCATCGGCATGCAGGTCGAGACGCTCGAGACCGCCGGACACCCGATCGTCCTCGCCGAATGGCGCCAGGCACCGAAGGGCGCGCCGACGGTGCTCGTGTACGGGCACTACGACGTGCAGCCCGCGGAGCCGCTGGAGCTGTGGACCTCGCCGGCCTTCGAGCCGACGATCCGCGACGGCAAGATCTTCGCGCGCGGCAGCGTGGACGACAAAGGTCAGCTGTGGCTGCACATCGCGGCGCTTGAGGCGCACCTCGCGACGCGCGGGACGCTGCCGGTGAATGTGATCGTGCTCGCCGAAGGCGAGGAGGAAGTCGGCAGCGAGCACCTGGCCGAGTTCGTGAAGGCGCATCGCGAGCGCCTGAAGTGCGACGCGGTGGTGATCAGCGACTCGACGATGTTCGCGCCGGGCATCCCGAGCATCCTCAGTTCGCTGCGCGGCCTCGCGTACCTGCAGGTCGATGTGACGGGCCCCAATTCAGACCTGCACTCGGGGATGTACGGCGGCGCGGTGGTGAATCCGGCGACGGCGTTGGCGCGCATCGTCGCGAGTTTCCACGATGCCGACGGTCGCATCGCCATCGAAGGCTTCCACGACAAGGTCCGCCCGTTCCCCGACGCCGTGCGGGCAGGGCTGCGTGAGCTGCCCTTCGATGAGCGCGAGTTCATGGAGCACCTCGACGTGCAGGCGCTGGGCGGCGAGCCGGGCTACAGCACGCTGGAAAGGCTCTGGCATCGCCCGACCTGCGAGGTGAACGGGATGCTCAGCGGCTACACTGGCGAGGGCGCGAAGACGGTGTTGCCTGGCCAGGCGATGCTGAAGGTGAGCTGTCGGCTCGTGCCGGATCAGGATCCGAAGGAGATCGCGAAGCTCGTCGAACGCCACGTGCTGAAGCACGCGCCGAAGGGTGTGACGGTGAAGGTCACGGAGCTGCACGGCGGGCATGCATGGCGGGCGGAGCTGGATGGGCCGCTGTACGACGCAGCATCACGCGCGCTGGAGGCGGCGTTCGGGCGGACGCCGGTGATTACGGGAGAGGGCGGGTCGATTCCCGTGGTGAACGACTTCGCGACGATTCTCGGGGCGCCGGTGCTGCTCGTGGGCTTCGGGTTGCCCGGCGAGAATGCGCATGCGCCGGATGAGTGGATCTCGGTCGAGAACTTGGAGAAGGGGATGAGGGCGATGGCGTGTTTGTGGGACGAGATTTCCAAACAGCAGATGTGA
- the rho gene encoding transcription termination factor Rho, with translation MTDSPRSPRRGRGRPRRGAAPDVPTDADPYLETPAPSDAAPAPSADDAPRRPTRSRRGPRAARGEQAEAIETSPSADTTESREPRQPQEPRESRESREGGDAMNAANGPERSENEPQNRDGQGGRPWQDRGDRGERGDRPERGGRGRRGRRQRGRGRRGDRGDRGDFGNRHERGDRGDRNNGEQRQNGNHPDREYNGAPPVILVVDGETTGWFDPAREAGFIRRPEYSYLAEQGDAWVPPHLVRQYGIRRGDMISGKTGRDSRGRVSVAEITAINGEEPVEGKRRPDFQTLIASYPERRITLETGRSAKGGPELTRRAIDLIAPIGYGQRALIVAPARAGKTMLMQAITEGIALNHPDAHLIILLVDERPEEVSEAISWGVGEVVASSFDQPAKRHVEVVEMVQERARRLVEQGKDVIIVLDSLTRMARAFNTAERGTGRTLSGGLDTSAMAKPKAFFGSARNILPQHGGGSLTIIATALVETGSRMDDVIFEEFKGTGNCEIKLDRSLAEKRIFPAFDVASSGTRREEKLYKAEQIDAIYTLRRGLQQMPPQSGMEWLIKRIASTTSNDALLAGL, from the coding sequence ATGACCGATAGTCCCCGTTCTCCCCGTCGCGGGCGCGGCCGTCCGCGCCGTGGCGCGGCTCCGGATGTTCCCACGGACGCCGATCCGTATCTCGAGACGCCCGCCCCCTCCGACGCGGCGCCCGCCCCCTCCGCTGATGACGCCCCCCGCCGACCCACCCGGTCGCGTCGCGGACCCCGTGCGGCGCGCGGCGAGCAGGCGGAGGCGATCGAGACGTCGCCCTCTGCCGACACGACGGAATCGCGCGAACCGCGGCAGCCCCAGGAGCCGCGTGAGTCCCGCGAATCGCGCGAGGGTGGCGATGCGATGAACGCCGCCAACGGCCCCGAGCGCAGCGAGAACGAGCCGCAGAACCGCGACGGCCAGGGCGGTCGCCCGTGGCAGGACCGGGGGGACCGCGGCGAGCGCGGTGACCGGCCGGAGCGTGGTGGCCGCGGCCGACGCGGCCGACGTCAGCGCGGACGAGGCCGGCGTGGCGATCGCGGAGATCGCGGCGACTTCGGCAATCGCCACGAGCGTGGCGACCGCGGCGACCGCAACAACGGCGAGCAGCGCCAGAACGGCAATCATCCCGACCGCGAGTACAACGGCGCCCCGCCGGTCATCCTCGTGGTGGATGGCGAGACCACCGGCTGGTTCGATCCGGCGCGCGAAGCCGGCTTCATCCGCCGCCCCGAATACAGCTACCTCGCCGAACAGGGCGATGCCTGGGTCCCGCCGCATCTCGTGCGGCAGTACGGCATCCGCCGCGGCGACATGATCAGCGGCAAGACCGGTCGTGACTCCCGCGGCCGCGTGTCGGTCGCCGAGATCACGGCGATCAACGGCGAAGAGCCCGTCGAGGGCAAGCGTCGCCCCGACTTCCAGACGCTGATCGCCTCGTACCCCGAGCGTCGCATCACGCTCGAGACCGGCCGCTCCGCGAAGGGCGGTCCCGAACTCACGCGCCGCGCCATCGACCTCATCGCGCCCATCGGCTACGGCCAGCGCGCGCTCATCGTCGCCCCGGCCCGCGCCGGCAAGACGATGCTCATGCAGGCGATCACCGAAGGCATCGCGCTCAACCACCCCGACGCGCACCTCATCATCCTCCTCGTGGACGAGCGTCCGGAGGAAGTGAGCGAGGCGATCTCCTGGGGTGTGGGTGAAGTGGTGGCCAGCAGTTTCGACCAGCCGGCCAAGCGCCATGTCGAAGTCGTCGAGATGGTGCAGGAGCGCGCGCGGCGCCTGGTCGAGCAGGGCAAGGACGTGATCATCGTCCTCGACTCGCTCACGCGCATGGCCCGCGCCTTCAACACGGCAGAGCGCGGCACCGGCCGTACGCTGTCGGGTGGTCTCGATACCAGCGCGATGGCCAAGCCGAAGGCCTTCTTCGGCTCCGCCCGCAACATCCTGCCGCAGCATGGCGGCGGCTCGCTCACGATCATCGCCACCGCGCTCGTCGAGACCGGCTCGCGCATGGACGACGTGATCTTCGAGGAGTTCAAGGGCACCGGCAACTGCGAGATCAAGCTCGACCGCTCGCTGGCCGAGAAGCGCATCTTTCCCGCCTTCGACGTCGCGAGCTCCGGCACGCGGCGCGAGGAGAAGCTCTACAAGGCCGAGCAGATCGACGCGATCTACACGCTGCGGCGTGGGTTGCAGCAGATGCCGCCGCAGTCGGGGATGGAGTGGCTGATCAAGCGGATTGCGAGCACGACATCGAACGATGCGCTCCTCGCTGGGCTTTAG
- a CDS encoding histidine kinase dimerization/phospho-acceptor domain-containing protein: MSPSCRYAFTQAATAARASCADRTIQKAIGRRAPPAPEWVVDSSPKKSLQHTLNNPLAGLLAELQLLEMEDLPDAHRAAVERCVELTRRLVQIVREEVPKDL, translated from the coding sequence ATGTCACCGTCCTGCCGATATGCTTTCACGCAGGCCGCGACGGCGGCGCGCGCGTCTTGCGCGGATCGAACCATACAGAAAGCTATCGGGCGCAGGGCGCCCCCGGCACCGGAGTGGGTCGTGGACAGCTCGCCAAAGAAGTCTCTCCAACACACCTTGAACAACCCGCTCGCCGGCTTGCTGGCGGAGCTCCAGCTGCTCGAGATGGAGGACCTGCCGGATGCGCATCGGGCCGCGGTCGAGCGCTGCGTCGAGTTGACGCGACGGCTGGTGCAGATTGTCCGCGAGGAGGTGCCGAAGGACCTCTGA
- a CDS encoding polysaccharide deacetylase family protein, which produces MRLTIFLALFVLGRAAAAQATPAASPTRAPNELGRIPVLEYHLIGEREARWSRNWQRFARDLELLHARGYRPITVRQLVRGEIDLPAGLSPVVITFDDASPGQFRYIERSGQLVVDPQSAVGIWDAMAAKHPEWRGGGTFCVLTAASEGHALFGEKGIQGQRSEWRHRKVRELVEKGHEVCNHTLYHVNLARSSAAFGTEQIARAQLAVDSAVSGYRMTSFALPLGEWPADRSILRSGRWTDPRTGREVRYEIDAILMVAGGPSRSPKDPQFDPLRIPRVQVFGDELERTLDQLDRNNTRYVSAGRRTRASRP; this is translated from the coding sequence ATGCGCCTCACGATTTTCCTTGCCTTGTTCGTCCTAGGTCGCGCTGCCGCGGCCCAGGCCACTCCGGCAGCGTCGCCCACTCGCGCGCCGAATGAACTCGGCCGCATTCCCGTCCTCGAGTACCACCTCATCGGTGAGCGCGAGGCCCGGTGGTCGCGCAACTGGCAGCGCTTCGCCCGCGACCTCGAGCTGCTCCATGCCCGTGGGTATCGGCCAATCACCGTGCGGCAACTCGTACGCGGCGAGATCGACCTGCCCGCGGGGCTCTCGCCGGTGGTGATCACCTTCGACGACGCCTCGCCTGGCCAGTTTCGATACATCGAGCGCAGTGGCCAGCTCGTCGTCGATCCGCAGTCCGCCGTCGGCATCTGGGACGCGATGGCCGCCAAGCACCCGGAATGGAGGGGCGGCGGGACGTTCTGCGTGCTGACCGCGGCGAGCGAGGGTCATGCCCTGTTCGGCGAGAAGGGCATCCAGGGCCAGCGCAGCGAGTGGCGGCATCGCAAGGTGCGCGAGCTCGTCGAGAAGGGCCACGAGGTCTGCAACCACACGCTCTACCACGTGAATCTCGCCCGGTCGTCGGCGGCGTTCGGCACGGAGCAGATTGCCCGCGCACAGCTGGCGGTGGACTCCGCGGTGAGCGGCTACCGCATGACGAGCTTCGCCCTCCCGCTCGGCGAGTGGCCCGCCGACCGCAGCATCCTGCGCAGCGGCCGCTGGACGGACCCGCGCACGGGACGCGAGGTACGCTATGAGATCGATGCGATCCTGATGGTCGCCGGCGGTCCCTCGCGCAGCCCGAAGGACCCGCAGTTCGATCCGCTGCGCATCCCGCGCGTGCAGGTGTTCGGCGATGAGCTCGAGCGCACGCTCGACCAACTGGACCGCAACAACACGCGCTACGTCAGCGCCGGCCGGCGGACTAGAGCTTCCAGGCCTTGA
- the fusA gene encoding elongation factor G yields MREYESAAIRNVAVVGHGASGKTTLVDALAFVSGSSRRHGAIKDGTTLTDTSPEETSRGYSISLGCAHAEWRDAKINLLDTPGYADFAGDAIAGLVAADGALVTIGANSGVEVGTERMFREAVKRQDPVLFVVSMMDKETADFDQAYRSIKAKLTPKVVPVEIPIGSGAGFKGIINLFTKKAHLFKPGTKAGEYEEGPIPASEQSRFERYHAELVEAVAATDDALLERFFSGEEIPGDEEMRAMKEAMKRAELFPLLCCSSQLTYGVRTVLDFLVQLMPSAYEMEEQHGLKGAEGDHTVEIHPRDDAPFTALVFKTTTEPHVGEVSYFRTFSGTVANGAEVYNATRSVPEKLSHLAIPQGKERLEVARLHPGDIGCVAKLRNTHTNDTLSTKEHPVRMPQIPFPDALVSFAIEAAARADEEKLQLGLHRLHDEDPTIQTHYESETHETIIEGLGERHLEVALARLERQYGVKAVLRAPRVPYRETLLGKAEGQGRHKKQTGGKGQFGDCWIRIKPVPRGSGYRFVDNISGGVIPRQYIPAVDKGVQEAAERGVLAGYPVVDFEVEVFDGSYHSVDSNEASFKMAGILAFKTIAPKAKPVLLEPLMQVEVRTPDAHLGDVMGDLSGRRGHILGTEPLEDGNGTAVKAIVPMAELHLYATRLQSLTHGYGTVRYRMHGFEQAPAEVVQKVVKAQAAE; encoded by the coding sequence ATGCGGGAGTACGAGAGCGCGGCAATCCGGAACGTGGCGGTCGTCGGACATGGAGCGAGCGGGAAGACCACACTGGTCGACGCGCTCGCTTTCGTTTCCGGGAGCTCCCGACGACACGGCGCGATCAAAGACGGCACCACGCTCACCGACACCTCGCCCGAGGAGACGAGCCGCGGCTACTCGATCTCACTGGGCTGCGCCCACGCCGAGTGGCGGGACGCCAAGATCAACCTGCTCGACACCCCGGGCTACGCCGACTTTGCCGGCGATGCCATCGCCGGCCTCGTCGCCGCCGACGGCGCCCTCGTCACCATCGGCGCCAACTCCGGCGTCGAGGTCGGTACGGAGCGCATGTTCCGCGAGGCCGTGAAGCGGCAGGACCCCGTGCTGTTCGTGGTCTCGATGATGGACAAGGAGACCGCCGACTTCGACCAGGCCTACCGGTCCATCAAGGCCAAGCTCACGCCGAAGGTCGTGCCCGTGGAGATCCCCATCGGGTCGGGGGCGGGCTTCAAGGGCATCATCAACCTCTTCACGAAGAAGGCCCATCTCTTCAAGCCGGGCACCAAGGCGGGCGAGTACGAGGAAGGGCCGATCCCGGCCAGCGAACAATCGCGCTTCGAGCGCTACCACGCCGAGCTGGTCGAAGCCGTCGCCGCAACGGACGATGCCCTGCTCGAACGTTTCTTCTCCGGCGAGGAGATTCCCGGCGACGAAGAGATGCGCGCCATGAAGGAGGCGATGAAGCGGGCCGAGCTGTTCCCGCTGCTCTGCTGCTCCTCGCAGCTCACCTACGGCGTCCGCACCGTGCTCGACTTCCTCGTGCAGCTCATGCCCAGCGCCTACGAGATGGAAGAGCAGCATGGCCTGAAGGGCGCCGAGGGCGACCACACGGTCGAGATCCACCCGCGCGACGACGCGCCGTTCACGGCATTGGTGTTCAAGACGACGACCGAGCCGCACGTCGGCGAGGTGAGCTACTTCCGGACCTTCTCCGGCACCGTCGCCAACGGCGCGGAGGTCTACAACGCCACCCGCAGCGTGCCCGAGAAGCTCTCGCATCTCGCCATCCCGCAGGGCAAGGAGCGCCTCGAGGTCGCGCGCCTCCACCCCGGCGACATCGGCTGCGTCGCCAAGCTGCGCAACACGCACACCAACGACACGCTCTCCACCAAGGAGCATCCGGTGCGCATGCCGCAGATCCCGTTTCCGGATGCGCTGGTGAGCTTCGCCATCGAAGCCGCCGCCCGCGCCGACGAGGAGAAGCTGCAGCTGGGCCTGCACCGCCTGCACGACGAAGATCCCACGATCCAGACGCACTACGAGTCCGAGACGCACGAGACCATCATCGAAGGGCTCGGCGAACGCCATCTCGAAGTCGCGCTCGCGCGGCTCGAGCGGCAGTACGGCGTGAAGGCCGTGCTCCGCGCCCCGCGCGTGCCGTATCGCGAGACGTTGCTCGGCAAGGCCGAAGGCCAGGGCCGGCACAAGAAGCAGACGGGCGGCAAGGGCCAGTTCGGTGACTGCTGGATCCGCATCAAGCCCGTCCCGCGCGGGTCAGGCTATCGCTTCGTCGACAACATCAGCGGCGGCGTGATCCCTCGGCAGTACATCCCCGCCGTGGACAAAGGCGTGCAGGAAGCCGCCGAGCGCGGCGTGCTGGCGGGCTATCCGGTGGTGGATTTCGAGGTCGAGGTCTTCGACGGCTCCTACCACTCGGTGGATTCCAACGAAGCCTCGTTCAAGATGGCCGGCATCCTCGCGTTCAAGACCATCGCGCCGAAGGCCAAGCCCGTGCTGCTGGAGCCGCTGATGCAGGTCGAGGTGCGCACGCCGGACGCGCACCTAGGCGACGTGATGGGCGATCTCTCCGGACGTCGCGGGCATATCCTCGGTACGGAGCCGCTCGAGGACGGCAACGGCACGGCGGTGAAGGCGATCGTGCCGATGGCCGAGCTGCATCTCTACGCCACGCGCTTGCAGAGCCTGACGCATGGGTACGGCACGGTGCGCTACCGTATGCATGGGTTCGAGCAGGCGCCGGCGGAGGTGGTGCAGAAAGTGGTGAAGGCGCAGGCCGCGGAGTAG
- the thyX gene encoding FAD-dependent thymidylate synthase, which produces MPHFYTAPRVTVLARPVFTQPEHLPVNWIGDSTDGEKLAEFAGRLCYMSQKNPASRTTAEYLENIKKQGHGSVFEHANYSLLLEGVSRSLTHELVRHRAGFAYSQLSQRYVDESDAAFVIPPAIIGDDALVDAWKQQIESAQATYIALVDKLMARYQWVDDKVHRRKMAREAARGVLPNSTETKIVVTGNVRAWRTMLELRSAEGAEFEIRRMALAVLRVLQKEAPAFFNDFEVYTAADRAESARIAYHKI; this is translated from the coding sequence ATGCCCCACTTCTATACGGCGCCCCGCGTCACCGTCCTCGCCCGCCCGGTCTTCACGCAGCCGGAGCACCTCCCCGTCAACTGGATCGGCGACAGCACGGACGGCGAGAAGCTCGCCGAGTTCGCCGGCCGGCTCTGCTACATGAGCCAGAAGAATCCGGCCTCTCGCACCACGGCGGAGTATCTCGAGAACATCAAGAAGCAGGGCCACGGCTCGGTCTTCGAGCACGCCAACTACTCGCTGCTGCTCGAGGGCGTCTCGCGCTCGCTCACGCACGAGCTGGTGCGGCATCGCGCGGGTTTCGCGTACTCGCAGCTCTCGCAGCGCTACGTCGATGAATCCGACGCCGCCTTCGTGATCCCGCCGGCCATCATCGGCGACGACGCCTTGGTCGACGCCTGGAAGCAGCAGATCGAGAGCGCGCAGGCCACGTACATCGCGCTCGTCGACAAGCTCATGGCGCGCTACCAGTGGGTGGACGACAAGGTCCACCGCCGCAAGATGGCCCGCGAGGCCGCGCGCGGCGTGCTGCCCAACAGCACCGAGACCAAGATCGTCGTGACCGGCAACGTGCGCGCCTGGCGCACCATGCTCGAGCTGCGTTCGGCCGAGGGCGCGGAGTTCGAGATCCGCCGCATGGCGCTGGCCGTGCTGCGCGTGCTCCAGAAGGAAGCGCCGGCCTTCTTCAATGACTTCGAGGTCTACACCGCGGCGGACCGCGCCGAGTCGGCGCGGATTGCGTACCACAAGATCTAA
- a CDS encoding FAD-binding oxidoreductase, protein MTTAGLELAAPPGFRGTFRTDLDARAVYSEAAGIERIVPAAIAVPVDADDVVTLVKWAADTRVPLTARGAGSSMANGAVGHGVIVDLYRLDAFGKIDPDTRRVVVGPSVARNRVEREALKEALIFPVDPSSGAFATIGGMAATNAAGARTVKYGAMRRWVTGLDCVFANGARAWVRRGEAPPDDIGAVGRFLYDVGPKLRTLDIARLRHDGVRKESSGYGLAAWLESGDLVDVLIGSEGTLAIIVGVELQLAPLPGGTAGLLAGFPDLEGAAAAAVKLAERGASAVELLDRTFLEIAASAGDPLPIALPGGLEAVLIVEVEGGTELEAVSRLRELAGWCEAGGATFVEEARDPHEETRLWQLRHAASPILNRLAPRVQSMQFIEDGCVPPERFAEYVRGVRRALDDARVRGVIFGHAGDGHAHVNPLIDMQEPNWRARIDQLITDVTVLVASLGGTLAGEHGDGRLRAALADTVWSQEARDAFAATKQAFDPLGVLNPGVVVAPVGTRPFTDIKYDPQLPALPPAARRALDEIVQTKGWGKFRLDLLERQK, encoded by the coding sequence ATGACCACGGCAGGGCTCGAGCTCGCCGCACCGCCGGGATTCCGGGGGACCTTCCGCACGGACCTCGACGCACGCGCGGTCTACAGCGAAGCCGCCGGCATCGAGCGCATCGTGCCCGCCGCCATCGCCGTGCCCGTCGACGCCGACGACGTCGTGACCCTCGTGAAGTGGGCCGCCGACACGCGCGTGCCGCTCACCGCGCGCGGCGCCGGCAGCTCGATGGCCAACGGTGCCGTCGGCCATGGCGTGATCGTGGACCTCTACCGGCTCGACGCCTTCGGCAAGATCGATCCGGACACACGACGCGTCGTCGTCGGACCGTCCGTTGCACGCAACCGCGTCGAGCGCGAGGCGCTGAAAGAGGCGTTGATCTTCCCCGTCGACCCCTCGAGCGGCGCGTTCGCGACCATCGGCGGCATGGCCGCCACGAACGCCGCCGGCGCGCGCACGGTGAAGTACGGCGCGATGCGGCGTTGGGTCACCGGCCTCGACTGCGTGTTCGCCAACGGCGCGCGCGCCTGGGTGCGCCGCGGCGAGGCTCCGCCCGATGACATCGGTGCGGTGGGGCGCTTCCTCTATGACGTGGGCCCCAAGCTCCGCACGCTCGACATCGCGCGCCTGCGCCACGACGGCGTGCGCAAGGAATCCTCCGGCTACGGCCTAGCCGCGTGGCTCGAGAGCGGCGATCTGGTCGACGTGCTCATCGGCTCCGAGGGCACGCTGGCGATCATCGTCGGTGTCGAGCTGCAACTGGCGCCGCTGCCCGGCGGCACGGCCGGCCTGCTCGCCGGCTTCCCGGACCTCGAAGGCGCGGCGGCCGCCGCCGTGAAGCTCGCCGAGCGCGGAGCGAGTGCGGTCGAGCTGCTCGACCGCACGTTCCTCGAGATCGCCGCCAGCGCCGGCGATCCCCTGCCCATCGCGTTGCCGGGCGGGCTCGAGGCCGTGCTGATCGTCGAGGTCGAGGGCGGCACCGAGCTCGAAGCCGTATCACGCCTGCGCGAACTCGCCGGCTGGTGCGAGGCCGGCGGTGCGACCTTCGTCGAGGAGGCCCGCGATCCGCACGAGGAGACGCGACTCTGGCAGCTGCGCCACGCTGCGAGCCCGATCCTCAACCGCCTCGCGCCGCGCGTGCAGTCCATGCAGTTCATCGAGGACGGCTGCGTGCCGCCGGAGCGCTTCGCCGAATACGTGCGGGGCGTCCGCCGCGCGCTCGACGACGCCCGCGTGCGCGGGGTCATCTTCGGCCACGCCGGCGACGGCCACGCGCACGTGAATCCGCTCATCGACATGCAGGAGCCCAATTGGCGCGCCCGCATCGACCAGCTCATCACCGACGTCACGGTGCTCGTCGCGTCGCTGGGCGGCACGCTGGCCGGCGAGCACGGCGACGGCCGCCTGCGCGCGGCACTCGCGGATACCGTCTGGAGCCAGGAAGCGCGCGACGCCTTCGCCGCCACCAAGCAGGCCTTCGACCCGCTCGGCGTCCTGAACCCCGGCGTCGTCGTGGCGCCCGTCGGTACGCGCCCCTTCACCGACATCAAGTACGACCCCCAGCTCCCCGCCCTGCCTCCCGCCGCGCGCCGCGCGCTCGATGAGATCGTGCAGACCAAGGGTTGGGGCAAGTTCCGGTTAGACCTCTTGGAGCGACAGAAGTAG
- a CDS encoding phytoene/squalene synthase family protein, with product MSSGPRAYIPTADPLGRIREAEAFGKRILPEVSRTFAISIRFLPGDLGKAVLTAYLLCRIADTIEDDNTTLPERRAELLELFLATLFDREQAEAFPALAAGLQGDAAHLELVRHTDLVLVNFRSLPPRTQERVAHWVREMGVGMAKFVRNYPRGIRIQTVAEYKEYCYYVAGTVGCMLTELWHLHAPAVGKREFDKLWVKCQAFGEALQTVNILKDIAHDAQHENSIYIPAQDLQAAGSSHETLLSPQHLEHNHAAVQRFIELARHDLDDALEYILLIPRRAFAIRAFCVLPLLFAYATLRDLSGSRAMLTPGGNVKISRREVKALMIVGVLSLVSNGALRRLVRRVKSKPFTLAPAGA from the coding sequence ATGAGCAGCGGGCCACGCGCGTACATCCCTACAGCCGACCCCCTCGGTCGTATCCGGGAAGCGGAGGCCTTCGGCAAGCGGATCTTGCCGGAGGTCTCGCGCACGTTTGCCATCTCCATCCGCTTCCTGCCCGGTGACCTCGGCAAGGCGGTGCTGACGGCGTACTTGCTCTGCCGCATCGCCGACACGATCGAAGACGACAACACGACGCTGCCGGAGCGTCGCGCCGAGTTGCTGGAGTTGTTTCTCGCGACCCTGTTCGACCGCGAGCAGGCGGAGGCCTTCCCGGCGCTCGCGGCCGGCTTGCAGGGTGACGCCGCGCATCTGGAACTGGTGCGGCACACGGATCTCGTGCTGGTCAACTTCCGCAGCTTGCCGCCGCGCACGCAGGAGCGCGTGGCACACTGGGTGCGCGAGATGGGCGTCGGCATGGCGAAGTTCGTGCGCAACTATCCGCGCGGCATCCGCATCCAGACCGTGGCCGAGTACAAGGAGTACTGCTACTACGTGGCGGGCACCGTGGGCTGCATGCTCACGGAACTCTGGCACCTGCATGCGCCGGCCGTGGGCAAGCGCGAGTTCGACAAGCTGTGGGTGAAGTGCCAGGCGTTCGGCGAGGCGCTGCAGACGGTCAACATCCTGAAGGACATCGCCCACGACGCGCAGCACGAGAACTCGATCTACATCCCCGCGCAGGACCTGCAGGCGGCGGGCAGTTCGCACGAGACGCTGCTCTCGCCGCAGCACCTCGAGCACAACCACGCCGCGGTGCAGCGCTTCATCGAGCTGGCACGCCACGATCTCGACGATGCGCTCGAGTACATCCTGCTGATCCCGCGGCGGGCCTTCGCCATCCGCGCGTTCTGCGTGCTGCCGCTGCTCTTCGCCTACGCCACGTTGCGCGACCTCTCCGGCTCGCGCGCGATGCTCACCCCCGGCGGCAACGTGAAGATCTCGCGCCGCGAGGTGAAGGCGCTGATGATCGTCGGCGTGCTGTCGTTGGTGAGCAATGGGGCGCTGCGCCGCTTGGTGCGCCGCGTGAAGTCCAAGCCATTCACGCTCGCGCCTGCGGGCGCCTGA
- a CDS encoding zinc ribbon domain-containing protein codes for MTTDALDALFRRLVLAAQQAGALARPIDIGEVLDTLVPYRAARRDGLLDTNDDYLHCMMQLLAGERGYIFSDDLLQDDLRNELSAINPDLGVLTTYRTAKVRIASAEAQRVLAGDTSIDLRPPTPAATDIVAPAPTPAAAPATSPATAPAVVAPAGPAVRPSVPAAIPTAPRGVSPVVSPAAPTTASPAAPTPVVQVPLVERPAEPDTLDCPYCSQSLPTDRTLKYCPHCGLNLRIRRCPGCSAEMEAEWKFCVTCGRSAP; via the coding sequence ATGACTACCGACGCGCTCGACGCACTGTTCCGCCGCCTGGTGCTCGCCGCCCAACAGGCCGGCGCGCTCGCGCGCCCGATCGACATCGGCGAAGTGCTCGACACGCTCGTGCCCTACCGCGCCGCACGCCGCGACGGCCTGCTCGATACCAACGACGACTACCTGCATTGCATGATGCAGCTGCTCGCCGGCGAGCGCGGGTACATCTTCTCCGACGACCTGCTGCAGGACGACCTGCGCAACGAGCTCTCGGCCATCAACCCCGACCTCGGCGTGCTCACCACCTACCGCACCGCGAAGGTGCGGATCGCCAGCGCCGAGGCGCAGCGCGTGCTCGCCGGGGATACGTCGATCGACCTGCGGCCGCCGACGCCCGCGGCGACGGACATCGTCGCGCCCGCGCCAACGCCGGCCGCAGCGCCTGCCACATCGCCTGCCACAGCGCCCGCCGTCGTCGCTCCGGCGGGGCCCGCCGTTCGTCCGTCGGTGCCCGCCGCGATCCCGACCGCCCCGCGCGGGGTATCACCCGTCGTGTCGCCGGCCGCGCCGACGACCGCGTCGCCTGCAGCACCGACGCCCGTGGTACAGGTGCCGCTCGTCGAACGGCCGGCAGAACCCGATACGCTCGACTGTCCGTATTGCTCGCAGTCGCTGCCGACGGACCGCACGCTCAAGTACTGCCCGCACTGCGGGCTCAACCTGCGCATCCGGCGCTGCCCCGGATGCAGCGCCGAGATGGAAGCCGAATGGAAGTTCTGCGTAACCTGCGGGCGCTCCGCGCCCTGA